A genomic stretch from Longimicrobiales bacterium includes:
- a CDS encoding prepilin-type N-terminal cleavage/methylation domain-containing protein, whose protein sequence is MHQRHGFTLIELLIVIVILGLLAAIATSFFWDAKDRALLKSMESDLRNLAAQQELYFPGALSYAANVVDLTDFQQSPGVVITINSANSLGWAAQATHPSYAGHTCGIIIGNAPAADGAPATVPGVITCD, encoded by the coding sequence ATGCACCAGAGACACGGTTTCACACTGATCGAGTTGTTGATCGTGATCGTCATCCTTGGGCTGCTGGCGGCCATCGCGACCTCGTTCTTCTGGGACGCGAAGGACCGTGCGCTTCTCAAGTCCATGGAGAGCGACTTGCGCAACCTGGCCGCGCAGCAGGAACTCTACTTTCCTGGCGCTCTGAGCTACGCGGCGAATGTCGTCGACCTGACCGATTTTCAACAAAGCCCGGGTGTGGTGATCACGATCAATTCCGCGAACTCTCTCGGCTGGGCAGCGCAGGCGACACATCCCTCGTATGCCGGCCACACGTGCGGCATCATCATCGGTAACGCACCTGCCGCCGACGGTGCCCCCGCGACCGTCCCAGGCGTCATCACCTGCGACTGA
- a CDS encoding ATP-binding protein: MKHIPTLRRELISAFALVFASALGMALVGLIFLLPRFQTPRHALLFIIILLAADLVIFTLFGRWVLHRAVFGPIETVIDDVEAIAGGDHDRRLPRGRTQELARLSSAVNRMTERLVADQNELAANIRSLDETNRMLTEARDAMVHQEKMASVGRLGAGIAHEVGNPLGAIIGYLGLVHRRVDDQGKELVAAAEREARRIDRIVRSLLDFARPSETEMTEFGANDVVRETLELVSTQGRFENVQLEVDLAAALPAVSGNPHHLQQVLVNLLVNSIDALESTPDPVIVIRTEIRDARVTQRVPARRKDDPPGIDYSHRRRLFATRAPREDPYSATGRLVQITVSDNGPGIAQDVRDQIFEPFVTTKEPGKGTGLGLAVSARLIETMGGVLRTEEADAGGAQFVVLLPALTPEPARV, encoded by the coding sequence ATGAAGCACATCCCAACGCTCAGGCGAGAGCTGATCAGTGCGTTCGCGCTCGTGTTTGCGAGTGCGCTGGGGATGGCATTGGTCGGGCTGATATTCCTGCTGCCGCGCTTCCAGACGCCGCGGCACGCGCTCCTCTTCATCATCATCCTCCTCGCCGCGGACCTCGTGATCTTCACGCTTTTTGGTCGCTGGGTGCTGCACCGGGCCGTGTTCGGCCCGATCGAGACGGTGATCGACGACGTCGAGGCGATCGCGGGGGGCGATCACGACCGGCGGCTGCCGCGCGGCCGGACGCAGGAGCTGGCGCGCCTCAGCTCGGCGGTGAACCGGATGACGGAGCGCCTGGTCGCCGATCAGAACGAGCTGGCCGCCAACATCCGCTCTCTCGATGAGACGAACAGGATGCTGACGGAGGCGCGCGACGCGATGGTGCACCAGGAGAAGATGGCATCGGTCGGTCGCCTGGGCGCCGGCATCGCGCACGAGGTCGGCAATCCTCTGGGTGCGATCATCGGCTATCTCGGCCTCGTCCATCGCCGGGTCGACGACCAGGGCAAGGAGCTGGTCGCCGCGGCGGAGCGCGAGGCGCGCCGCATCGACCGGATCGTGCGCAGCCTGCTCGACTTCGCGCGGCCGAGCGAGACGGAGATGACCGAGTTCGGCGCCAACGACGTCGTCCGGGAGACGCTGGAACTGGTGTCGACACAAGGACGCTTCGAGAACGTGCAGCTCGAGGTGGACCTGGCTGCGGCATTGCCTGCAGTGTCCGGCAACCCCCATCATCTGCAGCAGGTGCTGGTGAACCTGCTCGTCAACTCGATCGACGCGCTGGAGTCGACGCCGGATCCGGTGATCGTGATCCGCACCGAAATTCGTGACGCGCGCGTGACGCAGCGAGTGCCGGCGCGGCGCAAGGACGATCCGCCGGGGATCGACTACTCGCATCGACGTCGCCTGTTTGCGACGCGGGCGCCGCGGGAGGACCCGTACTCGGCCACGGGCCGGCTGGTCCAGATCACGGTGAGCGATAACGGCCCCGGCATTGCGCAGGACGTCCGCGACCAGATCTTTGAGCCGTTCGTCACGACGAAGGAGCCGGGCAAGGGCACTGGCCTCGGGCTGGCGGTGTCCGCGCGGCTGATCGAGACGATGGGTGGAGTGCTCCGAACGGAGGAAGCCGACGCGGGGGGCGCACAGTTCGTCGTGCTGCTGCCTGCATTGACCCCTGAGCCAGCAAGGGTATGA
- a CDS encoding sigma-54 dependent transcriptional regulator encodes MNVLIIDDEPGLRHTVSLILGEEGYEVATASDGEEGFAKAIENKPDIILCDVRMPRLNGLEFLDRYKAQDGQAMVIVMTAYGGMDLAIQAMKKGAYDYLPKPFSPDQIVLALKKAEERESLRQEVSRLREEVAIERRYREIIAKSPAMTQAIEVASKVARHPSPVMITGESGTGKELIARLIHTESDRASAAFVPVNCGAIPENLLESELFGYVRGAFTGAERDKQGLFEVASGGTLFLDEIGEMPATLQVKLLRVLQEGEVRRLGDTKSRDVDVRLVSATNKDLDEEIRDGNFRRDLFYRIAVVPIHLVPLRQRREEIPLLVHHFVDQYNRKLRLGIEGIDADAMRLLLAYPWPGNVRELENTIERAMVLAEGKRLGEEDLPPHVRMPVSAMDSPELGEDELSVKKHGAALERRLIQKALERTGGNRTRAADLLELSSRALLYKIREYGLE; translated from the coding sequence ATGAACGTCCTGATCATCGACGACGAGCCAGGGCTGCGTCACACGGTCTCGCTCATCCTGGGCGAGGAGGGATACGAGGTCGCCACGGCGAGTGATGGTGAGGAGGGCTTCGCCAAGGCCATCGAGAACAAGCCCGACATCATCCTGTGCGACGTACGCATGCCGCGGCTGAACGGTCTCGAGTTCCTGGACCGGTACAAGGCGCAGGATGGCCAGGCCATGGTCATCGTCATGACCGCCTATGGCGGGATGGATCTCGCGATCCAGGCGATGAAGAAGGGCGCCTACGACTACCTGCCGAAGCCGTTCAGTCCCGACCAGATCGTACTCGCGCTGAAGAAGGCGGAAGAGCGGGAGTCGCTGCGTCAGGAGGTGTCGCGCCTGCGCGAGGAGGTCGCGATCGAGCGACGCTATCGCGAGATCATCGCGAAGTCGCCGGCGATGACGCAGGCGATCGAGGTCGCGTCCAAGGTGGCGCGCCATCCGTCGCCCGTGATGATCACCGGCGAGAGCGGAACCGGTAAGGAACTGATCGCGCGGCTGATCCACACCGAGAGCGATCGCGCCAGTGCCGCCTTCGTGCCGGTGAACTGCGGTGCGATCCCGGAGAACCTGCTCGAGTCCGAGCTGTTCGGCTACGTGCGTGGTGCCTTCACAGGCGCGGAGCGTGACAAGCAGGGCCTGTTCGAGGTCGCTTCCGGCGGCACTCTCTTCCTGGACGAGATCGGCGAGATGCCGGCGACGCTGCAGGTCAAGCTCCTGCGCGTCCTGCAGGAAGGCGAGGTACGCCGGCTGGGTGATACGAAGTCGCGCGACGTGGACGTGCGGCTGGTCTCGGCGACCAACAAGGACCTGGACGAGGAGATCCGCGACGGCAACTTCCGCCGCGACCTCTTCTATCGCATTGCGGTCGTCCCGATCCACCTGGTGCCGTTGCGTCAGCGGCGCGAGGAGATCCCGCTGCTCGTGCATCATTTCGTCGATCAGTACAACCGCAAGCTACGACTCGGCATCGAGGGCATCGATGCGGATGCGATGCGGCTCCTGCTCGCCTATCCGTGGCCGGGCAACGTGCGCGAGCTGGAGAACACGATCGAGCGGGCGATGGTGCTGGCGGAGGGGAAGCGCCTCGGAGAGGAAGACCTGCCGCCGCACGTGCGGATGCCCGTTTCCGCCATGGACTCACCTGAGCTGGGTGAGGACGAGCTGTCGGTGAAAAAGCATGGCGCCGCGCTGGAGCGGCGCCTGATCCAGAAGGCGCTGGAGCGTACCGGCGGCAATCGCACGCGTGCGGCGGACCTGCTCGAGCTGAGCTCGCGCGCGCTGCTGTACAAGATCCGCGAGTACGGGCTGGAATAG
- a CDS encoding prepilin-type N-terminal cleavage/methylation domain-containing protein translates to MVAPDRGRDRGAMSNAPSSSRHSGYTLVELLAVLTVLGILLAIATPAVRRTIDRHAVIAARNAVAMELARARLLARAHGGAVLVLDAVAGAVSIRSSDGDTLASPAQVLAVYDARIDLGGADSAAVTYDRLGIGRMASRTVRLVRHDADARLTISSYGRVRLW, encoded by the coding sequence ATGGTCGCGCCCGATCGCGGGCGCGATCGTGGCGCCATGTCCAACGCACCATCCTCTTCGCGCCACTCCGGCTACACCCTCGTCGAGCTCCTCGCCGTGCTCACGGTGCTCGGCATTCTCCTCGCCATCGCGACACCAGCGGTACGCCGGACGATCGATCGGCACGCCGTGATCGCGGCGCGGAATGCGGTGGCGATGGAGCTGGCGCGTGCGCGGCTGCTCGCGCGCGCCCACGGTGGTGCCGTCCTCGTCCTCGACGCGGTTGCCGGTGCTGTCTCGATCCGGTCCTCTGACGGCGACACCCTCGCGTCGCCCGCTCAGGTGCTGGCCGTCTACGATGCACGCATCGACCTGGGCGGGGCCGACAGCGCAGCGGTGACGTACGACCGGCTCGGGATCGGCCGGATGGCGAGCCGCACGGTGCGCCTGGTGCGCCATGATGCCGATGCTCGTCTCACCATCTCCTCCTACGGCCGGGTGAGGTTGTGGTGA
- a CDS encoding prepilin-type N-terminal cleavage/methylation domain-containing protein gives MTRAPRIRLRPLPSGHRSGFGIVEVIVALVVFAIGALGAAALTAHAARLATTAQRLEAATLQASMLLDSLMQDAAPASGGRTDADGEYRWAIVDDTTSRKIRMEVVPGGARDTVRLHARRPNLPPILGAW, from the coding sequence GTGACGCGCGCACCCCGCATTCGGCTGCGGCCGCTGCCAAGCGGTCACCGCTCCGGATTCGGCATCGTCGAGGTCATCGTCGCGCTCGTGGTCTTTGCGATCGGTGCCCTCGGAGCCGCCGCACTGACGGCGCATGCTGCACGCCTCGCGACGACCGCGCAGCGCCTCGAAGCTGCGACGTTGCAGGCGTCCATGCTGCTCGACTCGCTGATGCAGGATGCGGCGCCGGCGAGCGGTGGGAGAACCGACGCTGACGGCGAGTATCGCTGGGCGATCGTCGACGATACCACGAGCCGCAAGATCCGTATGGAGGTCGTGCCCGGTGGGGCGCGCGATACGGTCCGGCTGCACGCGCGGCGCCCGAACCTCCCGCCGATCCTGGGGGCATGGTGA
- a CDS encoding prepilin-type N-terminal cleavage/methylation domain-containing protein produces MPRCRAHARRPGFSLLELLIVMVIIGIVVMMAAPSISGGLRQTHAQQASATIAQDLERGLAMAARTHRPVVVEVNTDSMVYHLVDRVTGDVYATQHLAPGRSEFGLTSMTATPTSVHLLPNGTVGASFRMVIQAGGSRTEIELTRAGLIRVEGL; encoded by the coding sequence GTGCCACGCTGCCGTGCACACGCCCGACGACCGGGCTTCTCGCTGCTGGAACTGCTCATCGTCATGGTGATCATCGGGATCGTCGTGATGATGGCGGCGCCGTCGATCAGCGGCGGGCTGCGGCAGACGCACGCACAGCAGGCATCTGCGACGATTGCGCAGGACCTGGAGCGCGGCCTGGCGATGGCAGCCCGCACGCACCGGCCGGTGGTCGTAGAGGTGAACACGGACAGCATGGTCTACCACCTGGTGGACCGGGTGACCGGCGACGTGTACGCGACACAGCACTTGGCGCCAGGTCGGTCCGAGTTCGGCCTGACTTCGATGACTGCGACCCCCACGAGTGTGCACCTGCTCCCGAACGGCACCGTGGGAGCGTCGTTCAGAATGGTAATCCAGGCCGGCGGCAGCCGAACCGAAATCGAGCTGACCCGAGCCGGACTCATCCGAGTGGAGGGGCTGTAA
- a CDS encoding prepilin-type N-terminal cleavage/methylation domain-containing protein: MQHSTRDSACRRDGFTLVEVVVAIAILAAVLVMLAGMTFATAQRAVDLQSAGARQALMLQEINRLSALSLADLDAQGGCRTLASGADAFTSCVSVAVASARTRQVIVVLTPARAGARPDTVGFTRTEPSTTNPFNCPGC; the protein is encoded by the coding sequence ATGCAGCATTCCACGCGCGACTCGGCATGCCGTCGCGATGGCTTCACGCTCGTCGAGGTGGTCGTTGCGATCGCGATCCTGGCGGCAGTGCTGGTGATGCTCGCCGGGATGACGTTCGCGACGGCACAGCGGGCGGTAGACCTGCAGTCTGCGGGTGCACGCCAGGCGCTCATGCTCCAGGAGATCAATCGACTGTCTGCGCTATCCCTGGCGGACCTGGACGCACAGGGGGGGTGCAGGACACTGGCGAGTGGCGCTGACGCCTTCACCTCGTGCGTAAGTGTGGCCGTTGCGAGTGCGCGCACGCGTCAGGTCATCGTGGTCCTGACGCCGGCCCGGGCTGGTGCGCGACCGGATACCGTGGGCTTTACGCGCACCGAGCCGTCGACGACGAACCCATTCAACTGCCCGGGGTGCTGA
- a CDS encoding prepilin-type N-terminal cleavage/methylation domain-containing protein, which produces MTVQRSQARRRPGFTLVEVLIAVVLTAVVGAAVTSVFVNQSAFYDTQTQMTEARSVSRAAVNMLTRELRSVDTTIGIEGASPDTIRVKMPFAMGLACGVAASGRLHVSLFPVDSVVLANARQAITNTSGSGGGYAWRDPATGVYDAESIGGNGVAVVAASTRCVTAQVATTFSDMSTRARIVEVQAPSGSVPDAVPVMLFLKVAYFFAPSELVPGSRGLYRQVAGMAREELAAPFDASARFRFYPVGSATAQDAPPSPISNLRGIELSFVGRSDRPDADGTHRETPLTTAIFFRNRID; this is translated from the coding sequence ATGACGGTGCAGAGGAGTCAGGCGCGCCGCCGACCCGGCTTCACGCTGGTCGAAGTCCTGATTGCGGTCGTGCTGACCGCCGTGGTCGGTGCTGCAGTCACGAGCGTGTTCGTCAACCAGAGCGCGTTCTACGACACGCAGACGCAGATGACGGAAGCGCGTTCCGTGAGTCGAGCCGCGGTCAACATGCTGACGCGGGAGCTGCGCTCCGTTGATACCACTATCGGCATCGAGGGCGCGAGCCCGGATACGATCCGCGTGAAAATGCCCTTCGCGATGGGACTGGCCTGCGGCGTCGCGGCGAGCGGCCGACTGCACGTGTCCCTGTTCCCGGTCGATTCCGTGGTCCTGGCGAATGCGCGCCAGGCCATTACCAACACGTCCGGCAGTGGTGGTGGGTACGCGTGGCGCGACCCCGCGACGGGTGTATACGACGCGGAGTCGATCGGCGGCAACGGTGTAGCTGTCGTAGCAGCGTCGACCCGGTGCGTCACGGCTCAGGTGGCAACCACCTTTTCCGACATGAGCACGCGCGCCCGCATCGTGGAAGTGCAGGCGCCCAGCGGCTCGGTCCCCGACGCGGTTCCGGTAATGCTGTTCCTGAAAGTCGCATACTTCTTCGCGCCATCAGAGCTGGTCCCCGGTTCGCGCGGACTGTACCGCCAGGTGGCCGGCATGGCGCGGGAAGAACTGGCGGCACCTTTCGACGCATCCGCCCGGTTCCGCTTCTATCCGGTCGGGTCGGCCACCGCGCAGGACGCACCGCCGAGTCCGATTTCGAACCTGCGTGGCATCGAGCTGTCGTTCGTGGGACGGAGCGATCGGCCCGATGCGGACGGCACGCACCGCGAAACGCCGTTGACCACGGCAATCTTCTTCCGCAACCGGATCGACTAG